A portion of the Desulfovibrio oxyclinae DSM 11498 genome contains these proteins:
- a CDS encoding co-chaperone GroES: MALKPLHDRVIIKRLPEEEKTSGGIIIPDAAKEKPMSGEVLAAGPECKSVEAGNSVLFAKWAGTEFSAEGEDVMIMREDDILAIVEQ; this comes from the coding sequence ATGGCTCTTAAACCCCTGCACGATCGCGTGATAATCAAGCGTCTCCCCGAAGAGGAAAAGACCTCCGGCGGCATCATCATCCCCGATGCAGCCAAGGAAAAGCCCATGAGCGGCGAAGTGCTCGCCGCCGGCCCCGAATGCAAGAGCGTGGAAGCCGGAAACTCCGTGCTTTTCGCCAAGTGGGCGGGAACCGAGTTCAGCGCGGAAGGCGAAGACGTCATGATCATGCGTGAGGACGACATCCTCGCCATCGTCGAACAGTAG
- a CDS encoding chemotaxis protein CheA, which produces MSQDFLDPEILADFFMEAKEHLETIEPNLLELEQNPDNLGLLNEIFRPMHSLKGASGFLGLNKINGLAHKAENILDELRQGSLTVSSAIMDLILSATDALRNMVENLEAYGSEGDLDTTPIINRLDAALAGELEPEAEAAPAQESQPVQQPAEAIAEPPTAPEAVEAAAPAPQDTVTEQPESRPMPEFTPVPDPDFDPTPYSLTTVGEGHLSDFLEEAQEIIENLNSSLLALEGNPDGNSELVNDTFRYFHNLKGNSGIIGFKELNGLTHEAETLLNYVRKGEMPCTQQIVDLMLYVVDRIEELVNKVEVEEGRVTPLDISMLVQVLQKVTETGDPAYASIILGESGETSAQAAPEKAPETKAQSAQSGQEETSQEAPVQEFDPEDAELFEQTISQQIQAAVQALKMLRDDSSQSEVVNGLFRSLQTIQNSAGYMGFGDIRTYAERTLGLVDQGRKSDMDFGLMLDLLDQEFDILKDMLDAALETVRQSMDPSAQSNEHEGASPEPEPVAAPKPKPEVSAEAAPEPKPEPAPAPQPAPEPEQKAEPAPEPAAETVKPAAQPKQAENTPAQSTRSAMSNVKAAVQADQGNNASAAPAKHKASTTIRVDHHRLDHLMNLIGELIINRNRYSMLARALEEGEEEVHVVAQQLTETTYAMARISDDLQDTIMKVRMVPVQTVFSRFPRLVRDLSRKSGKQVELIMEGEETELDKSVVEEIGDPLVHLVRNAVDHGLEDEQERVQNGKSVKGHVWLRAYHKGNSVAIEVEDDGRGIDPDRMRATAVKKGVMSQEEVNALDDREAIELIFHPGFSSADKITDISGRGVGMDVVKTNIKNLKGSVHTQSEVGKGTKLTLTLPLTLAIIDALMVQVAGDTFAIPLDAVSETTKLERSKLSDVNSRKAATMRGEVLGIVELAELLDLAPSSEERDILPVVVIHDNDRRLGLVVDRLLERQEIVIKPLGQYLNNFNLKGLSGATIMGDGSVVLILDPHEVYSLSTQLTRQPGGGSGNERQQQVRGSDAQALPSGK; this is translated from the coding sequence ATGAGTCAGGATTTTCTGGATCCGGAAATATTGGCCGACTTTTTCATGGAGGCCAAGGAACACCTTGAAACCATTGAGCCGAATCTACTCGAACTGGAGCAGAACCCGGATAATCTGGGCCTGCTCAACGAGATATTCCGGCCCATGCATTCGCTCAAGGGAGCTTCCGGTTTTTTGGGTCTGAACAAGATCAACGGCCTCGCGCACAAAGCCGAGAACATCCTGGACGAACTGCGTCAGGGATCGCTGACCGTTTCTTCGGCCATTATGGACCTCATCCTTTCGGCCACGGACGCCTTGAGGAACATGGTCGAGAATCTGGAGGCGTACGGTTCCGAAGGGGATCTGGACACCACCCCCATCATCAACCGGCTGGACGCCGCACTCGCCGGCGAACTGGAGCCTGAAGCCGAGGCAGCACCGGCTCAGGAGTCTCAGCCCGTCCAACAGCCAGCAGAAGCCATTGCCGAGCCGCCGACAGCGCCGGAAGCGGTCGAGGCCGCAGCGCCCGCGCCTCAGGATACAGTAACCGAGCAACCGGAGAGCAGGCCCATGCCCGAGTTCACCCCCGTCCCGGACCCGGATTTTGACCCGACTCCCTACTCCCTCACCACCGTTGGAGAAGGGCATCTTTCCGATTTTCTCGAAGAGGCTCAGGAGATCATCGAGAACCTGAACAGCTCTCTGCTTGCGCTGGAAGGCAATCCCGACGGCAACAGCGAGCTGGTAAACGATACCTTCCGCTATTTCCACAACCTCAAGGGCAACAGCGGCATCATCGGATTCAAGGAGCTCAACGGTCTCACCCATGAGGCGGAGACGCTGCTCAATTACGTAAGAAAGGGCGAAATGCCCTGCACGCAGCAGATCGTGGACCTCATGCTCTATGTTGTGGACCGTATCGAGGAACTCGTGAACAAGGTCGAGGTGGAAGAAGGTCGCGTTACGCCTCTGGACATCAGTATGCTTGTGCAGGTGCTTCAGAAAGTCACGGAGACCGGCGATCCCGCATATGCGAGCATCATCCTCGGCGAAAGCGGGGAAACCTCGGCTCAAGCCGCGCCGGAAAAGGCCCCGGAAACAAAAGCTCAGTCCGCCCAGAGCGGGCAGGAAGAAACCAGTCAGGAAGCGCCAGTGCAGGAATTCGATCCCGAGGACGCAGAACTTTTCGAACAGACCATCAGCCAGCAGATTCAGGCTGCGGTCCAGGCCCTGAAGATGTTGCGCGATGACTCCTCCCAGAGCGAGGTGGTCAACGGCCTTTTCCGTTCCCTCCAGACCATTCAGAACTCTGCGGGATACATGGGATTCGGCGATATACGCACTTACGCCGAGCGCACGCTGGGCCTTGTGGATCAGGGCCGCAAGTCCGACATGGATTTTGGCCTCATGCTGGACCTGCTGGATCAGGAATTCGACATTTTGAAGGATATGCTGGACGCCGCACTCGAAACCGTGCGCCAGTCCATGGATCCGAGCGCGCAAAGCAACGAGCACGAAGGCGCCTCGCCTGAACCGGAACCGGTTGCTGCTCCGAAGCCCAAGCCCGAAGTCTCCGCCGAAGCCGCTCCGGAACCGAAACCCGAGCCCGCCCCGGCCCCGCAGCCCGCACCCGAGCCGGAACAGAAAGCCGAACCGGCTCCGGAACCCGCGGCTGAAACGGTAAAGCCCGCGGCACAGCCCAAGCAGGCGGAAAACACGCCCGCCCAGTCCACAAGGAGTGCGATGAGCAATGTCAAAGCCGCCGTGCAGGCGGATCAGGGGAACAACGCTTCCGCTGCTCCGGCCAAGCACAAGGCGTCAACCACCATCCGCGTTGACCATCACCGGCTCGACCATCTCATGAACCTGATCGGTGAGCTGATCATCAACCGCAACCGCTATTCCATGCTCGCCCGCGCCCTTGAAGAAGGGGAGGAAGAAGTCCACGTCGTCGCCCAGCAGCTTACCGAGACCACTTACGCCATGGCGAGGATTTCCGACGACCTTCAGGACACCATCATGAAGGTGCGCATGGTCCCGGTGCAGACAGTCTTCTCCCGCTTCCCGCGTCTCGTGCGCGACCTCAGCCGCAAGAGCGGCAAGCAGGTCGAGCTCATCATGGAAGGCGAAGAAACCGAACTCGACAAGAGCGTGGTCGAAGAGATCGGCGATCCGCTCGTCCATCTCGTGCGAAACGCCGTGGACCACGGCCTCGAAGATGAACAGGAACGCGTCCAGAACGGCAAGAGCGTCAAAGGACACGTCTGGCTGCGCGCCTACCACAAGGGCAACTCCGTCGCCATCGAAGTCGAAGATGACGGCCGCGGCATCGACCCCGACCGCATGCGCGCCACCGCCGTGAAAAAAGGCGTCATGTCACAGGAAGAAGTCAACGCCCTTGATGACCGCGAGGCCATCGAACTCATATTCCACCCCGGCTTCTCGTCCGCAGACAAGATCACCGACATCTCCGGCCGAGGCGTCGGCATGGATGTGGTCAAGACCAATATCAAGAACCTCAAGGGCAGCGTGCACACGCAGTCCGAAGTGGGCAAGGGAACCAAACTCACCCTGACCCTGCCGCTGACCCTCGCCATCATCGACGCCCTCATGGTGCAGGTGGCAGGCGACACATTCGCCATCCCTCTCGACGCAGTCTCCGAGACCACCAAGCTTGAACGCTCCAAACTCTCGGACGTCAACAGCCGTAAAGCAGCCACTATGCGAGGCGAAGTGCTCGGCATCGTCGAACTCGCCGAGCTGCTGGACCTCGCCCCCAGCTCAGAAGAACGAGATATCCTGCCCGTCGTCGTCATCCACGACAACGACCGCAGACTCGGACTGGTCGTGGACCGCCTCCTTGAACGGCAGGAAATCGTCATCAAGCCGCTTGGCCAATATCTCAACAACTTCAACCTCAAAGGCCTGTCCGGCGCCACCATCATGGGCGACGGTTCCGTGGTGCTCATCCTTGACCCCCACGAAGTCTACAGCCTGTCCACACAACTCACCCGCCAGCCCGGCGGCGGCTCCGGCAATGAGCGCCAACAGCAAGTGCGAGGCTCCGACGCCCAAGCGCTGCCCTCAGGTAAATAA
- a CDS encoding protein-glutamate methylesterase/protein-glutamine glutaminase, translating into MVKVVVVDDSAFMRKAISTMLSKDPEIQVVASAKNGQEGLEAVRQFDPDVVTLDIEMPVMDGLTALRRIMMEMPRPVLMVSSLTTEGAESTLKAMELGAVDFIPKQLSKVSLDIIKIEKDLISKVKSVARRKLRPVPTRNAAAAKPAPKEMPKRPAGGKVARDVIAIGVSTGGPPAVQKVLSRLPADFPASIVIAQHMPGAFTGPFAKRLDGVSKISVKEAENGDVLKPGHAYVAPGGMHLTLDQKVSQINLVVSSEPADALYKPSANVLINSVATAVGRRGLGVILTGMGSDGAEGIRDLKAKGGRALAQSDATCVVYGMPKAVVDAGLADEIVDIDDMAEAIMANIYK; encoded by the coding sequence GTGGTTAAAGTCGTGGTCGTGGATGATTCCGCCTTCATGAGGAAGGCGATCAGCACCATGTTGAGCAAGGATCCCGAGATTCAGGTCGTCGCGTCGGCCAAGAACGGTCAGGAGGGGCTGGAGGCCGTTCGCCAGTTTGACCCCGACGTGGTGACGCTTGATATCGAGATGCCCGTCATGGACGGGCTCACCGCTTTGCGGCGAATCATGATGGAAATGCCGCGTCCGGTGCTCATGGTCAGTTCCCTGACCACGGAAGGAGCCGAGTCCACGCTCAAGGCGATGGAGCTTGGCGCGGTTGATTTCATTCCCAAACAACTTTCCAAGGTGTCACTGGACATCATCAAGATCGAAAAAGACCTGATCAGCAAGGTCAAAAGCGTTGCCCGGCGAAAGCTCCGTCCGGTTCCCACAAGGAATGCCGCCGCAGCCAAGCCTGCGCCCAAAGAGATGCCCAAGCGTCCGGCCGGGGGCAAGGTGGCTCGCGACGTGATCGCCATCGGCGTTTCCACGGGCGGGCCGCCGGCGGTGCAAAAGGTTCTTTCCCGACTTCCGGCGGATTTTCCCGCAAGTATCGTCATTGCCCAACACATGCCGGGTGCGTTCACGGGCCCCTTCGCCAAACGGCTGGACGGCGTCAGCAAGATCAGCGTCAAGGAGGCTGAGAACGGTGACGTCCTCAAGCCGGGCCACGCCTACGTCGCGCCGGGCGGAATGCATCTCACGCTGGATCAGAAGGTCAGCCAGATCAATCTGGTGGTTTCCTCCGAGCCTGCCGATGCGCTGTACAAGCCGTCGGCCAACGTGCTGATCAACTCGGTGGCCACAGCGGTCGGGCGGCGCGGACTCGGGGTCATTCTGACAGGGATGGGCAGCGACGGAGCCGAAGGCATCAGGGATCTGAAAGCGAAGGGCGGCAGGGCCCTTGCCCAAAGCGACGCCACCTGCGTCGTTTACGGTATGCCCAAGGCCGTCGTGGACGCAGGTCTTGCGGACGAGATTGTTGATATCGACGACATGGCCGAAGCGATCATGGCCAATATTTACAAATAG
- a CDS encoding alpha,alpha-trehalose-phosphate synthase (UDP-forming), which yields MTDTGMRRLVVVSNRLPAALKFVDGEWTVKGGAGGLVTALAPVLKNRGGLWIGWNGAFGAEEESKRLLDEFSGEAGYELKGVPLTEDEVKKYYFGFSNEIIWPLFHDLQTRCRFDPEYWRSYLEVNFKFAENVARMTSSEDFIWVHDYHLMHQAFFLKSMGVKRSTGFFLHIPFPPPDIFLKLPWRQKLILALTEFDLVGFQTTQDRYNFERCLEMLAPDAKVSGEGAVVSVELRGREFQAGTFPIAIDFNQFDGMARDREVAHEAFRIREALKHRKIILGVDRLDYTKGIPERILAIRELLRLYPDLKGKFNFIQIAVPSREDVDEYKDLRDEIELLVGRVNGEFSIPGWVPVHYHYRSLPQNELTSYYAAADIALITPLRDGMNLVAKEYCACNVNESGALILSEFAGAAAQLQEWAYLVNPYDLEGVAKAIHRAMHWDIEERRDSMKNMRDQVRSHNIFWWVDSFLQAGISKNLDDFPSVETVRFENN from the coding sequence ATGACTGACACCGGAATGAGGCGCCTTGTCGTGGTTTCCAACAGGCTCCCCGCCGCCCTGAAGTTCGTGGACGGCGAGTGGACCGTCAAGGGCGGCGCCGGAGGGCTCGTCACTGCTCTCGCGCCCGTTCTCAAGAACCGCGGAGGCCTCTGGATCGGCTGGAACGGCGCTTTCGGCGCAGAGGAGGAATCCAAGCGGCTGCTGGACGAGTTCTCCGGCGAGGCCGGCTACGAGCTCAAGGGCGTCCCCCTCACCGAAGACGAAGTGAAGAAGTACTATTTCGGCTTCTCCAACGAGATCATCTGGCCCCTGTTCCACGACCTGCAGACGCGCTGCCGTTTCGACCCCGAGTATTGGCGCAGCTACCTTGAAGTGAACTTCAAGTTCGCCGAGAACGTGGCGCGCATGACCAGCAGTGAGGATTTCATCTGGGTGCACGACTATCATCTCATGCATCAGGCCTTTTTCCTCAAGAGCATGGGCGTGAAGCGCAGCACCGGCTTCTTTCTGCACATCCCGTTTCCGCCGCCGGACATCTTTCTCAAGCTGCCGTGGCGCCAGAAGCTCATCCTCGCCCTCACCGAATTCGATCTCGTGGGCTTTCAGACCACTCAGGACCGCTACAACTTCGAGCGATGCCTCGAAATGCTGGCCCCGGACGCCAAGGTCAGCGGGGAAGGAGCCGTGGTCTCCGTGGAGCTTCGCGGCCGCGAATTTCAGGCAGGGACCTTCCCCATCGCCATCGACTTCAACCAGTTCGACGGCATGGCCCGGGACCGAGAAGTGGCGCACGAGGCCTTTCGCATCCGTGAGGCGCTCAAGCACCGCAAGATCATCCTCGGCGTGGACCGGCTGGACTACACCAAGGGCATCCCCGAGCGCATCCTCGCCATTCGGGAGCTGCTGAGGCTGTATCCGGACCTCAAGGGCAAGTTCAACTTCATTCAGATCGCCGTGCCCTCTCGCGAGGATGTGGACGAATACAAGGATCTGCGTGACGAAATCGAGCTGCTCGTGGGCCGCGTGAACGGCGAGTTTTCCATTCCGGGCTGGGTGCCGGTGCACTACCATTACCGCTCCCTGCCCCAGAACGAGTTGACCTCGTACTATGCGGCGGCGGACATCGCGCTGATCACTCCGCTGCGCGACGGCATGAATCTCGTGGCCAAGGAATACTGCGCCTGCAACGTGAACGAGTCGGGGGCGCTGATTCTCAGTGAATTCGCCGGTGCCGCGGCGCAGCTTCAGGAATGGGCGTACCTCGTGAACCCGTATGATCTCGAAGGTGTGGCCAAGGCCATCCACCGGGCCATGCATTGGGATATCGAGGAGCGCCGCGATTCCATGAAGAACATGCGTGATCAGGTGCGCAGCCACAACATCTTCTGGTGGGTCGACTCTTTCCTGCAGGCCGGGATATCCAAGAACCTCGACGATTTCCCCTCAGTGGAAACGGTGCGTTTCGAGAACAACTAG
- a CDS encoding CheR family methyltransferase, with the protein MSSLFSKTITLGRELKITDEEFRNLRDFIYEQCGIYVADNRKYLLENRLGNRLKKLSLRDFGEYYYFLQYDSGKREELKKLFEVITTNETSFYRNPPQLKVFQDNILSEVIERCRKAGRKKLRIWSAGCSTGEEPYTIAMIIHELLGQDVGSWDIRITANDLSQRVLESARKGVYSDYSLRTTPKEIIERYFDSDGKSYTVRPEVKRLVHFGQINLKEKSQLKMVERSDIVFCRNVIIYFDDEMKRQVINAFYDNLKPGGYLVIGHSESLHNISRTFKPNHYPGAIIYQKEA; encoded by the coding sequence ATGTCGTCTCTTTTTTCAAAAACCATCACCCTCGGCCGCGAGCTCAAGATCACGGACGAGGAGTTTCGCAACCTGCGCGATTTCATCTACGAGCAGTGCGGCATCTATGTGGCGGACAACCGCAAGTACCTGCTGGAAAACAGGCTGGGCAACCGTTTGAAGAAGCTTAGCCTCAGGGACTTCGGGGAGTACTACTATTTTTTGCAGTACGACTCGGGCAAACGCGAAGAGCTCAAAAAGCTGTTCGAGGTCATCACCACGAACGAGACGAGTTTTTATCGCAACCCGCCCCAGCTGAAGGTCTTTCAGGACAACATCCTGAGCGAGGTCATCGAACGTTGCAGGAAGGCGGGACGGAAGAAGCTGAGGATTTGGTCAGCCGGATGCTCCACCGGGGAGGAGCCGTACACCATCGCCATGATCATCCACGAACTGCTCGGACAGGACGTGGGGTCGTGGGACATCAGGATAACGGCCAACGACCTCTCGCAGCGCGTGCTGGAATCCGCTCGTAAGGGCGTTTACAGCGACTACAGCCTGCGCACCACCCCGAAGGAGATCATCGAACGCTACTTCGACTCGGACGGCAAAAGCTACACCGTTCGTCCGGAGGTCAAGCGGCTGGTGCATTTCGGCCAGATCAACCTCAAAGAAAAGTCGCAGCTCAAGATGGTGGAGCGTTCGGACATCGTGTTCTGCCGCAACGTCATCATCTACTTCGACGACGAAATGAAACGGCAGGTGATCAACGCGTTTTACGACAATCTCAAGCCCGGGGGATACCTCGTGATCGGCCATTCCGAGTCGCTGCACAACATCAGCAGGACCTTCAAGCCGAATCATTATCCCGGCGCGATCATCTACCAGAAAGAGGCATGA
- a CDS encoding HEAT repeat domain-containing protein, which yields MTDCNEYLSQLDSDDREVVREGAFRAGEAMCEEAVPKLAELLKVNNLGVQEAAESSLRKIGGQATVSAVLPLLRSEEPPVRNLSMDILREIGGEDLPSLMEMMTDPDDDIRIFMSDILGSCNNVMAVRTLCEALLRDPEVNVRYQAAVSLGNLGFVEAAECLNKAMQDDEWVQYAVIEALTKIKHSSSVDALVKALDRSSDLVASMIIDALGEMGNVKAVTMLLRRMENSPTALRNKIVKAVVNILGGKSLKLLSAEERENFREYLVAALKDEDEEIQDAAIQGLAFVGGQKASKGILDLAERLDPDSDQERLKAMVDALASIGLTDAMRYALTGESPEAAAVAVEALGQAADAGSREVLDTLIDSFWDVDLYVQRQIIGVLAVLAGDEQRDFLMDVLERHEDGTVIKAAAHCLGVTLRHAPATEGIFPLLQHPYDDVKEAALDALIAIGSPEVRERFVELFSSPEPIDRLMATYALGKLGEPENMTQIVEALSDEVPDIRKVAVEALAEVCADSCGWAPHLKPMLRDENKDVRLAVIEVMGNHCEDEFVGHLIDALGDEDDWVRIRAVDALGAKAISDAVPRLVELLESPNRFVAMKSVEALGNIGGTAAFRALLAASDSDDYELVQAAEDAIARIREAEEAGS from the coding sequence ATGACCGACTGCAACGAGTATTTGAGTCAACTGGACAGCGACGACAGGGAAGTCGTGCGGGAAGGTGCCTTTCGCGCTGGCGAAGCCATGTGCGAAGAGGCCGTTCCCAAGCTGGCGGAACTGTTGAAAGTGAATAATCTCGGGGTGCAGGAGGCGGCGGAAAGCTCGCTTCGCAAGATCGGCGGTCAGGCCACGGTGAGCGCCGTGCTGCCGCTGCTGCGTTCCGAGGAACCGCCGGTCCGCAACCTGTCCATGGACATACTGCGCGAAATAGGCGGCGAGGACCTGCCGTCGCTCATGGAGATGATGACCGACCCCGACGACGACATCCGCATTTTCATGTCGGACATTCTGGGCTCGTGCAACAACGTGATGGCGGTACGGACGCTGTGCGAGGCCCTGCTCAGGGACCCGGAAGTGAACGTGCGCTATCAGGCTGCCGTGAGTCTGGGCAATCTGGGCTTCGTGGAGGCGGCCGAATGCCTGAACAAGGCCATGCAGGACGACGAATGGGTCCAGTATGCCGTCATCGAGGCGCTGACCAAGATCAAGCATTCCAGTTCGGTGGATGCACTGGTGAAAGCCCTTGACCGCTCCTCGGACCTTGTGGCGTCCATGATCATCGACGCCCTCGGCGAGATGGGCAACGTCAAGGCCGTGACCATGCTGCTGCGTCGCATGGAGAATTCTCCGACGGCGCTTCGGAACAAGATCGTCAAGGCCGTGGTGAACATCCTCGGCGGCAAATCGCTCAAGCTGCTTTCCGCGGAAGAGCGGGAGAATTTCCGCGAGTATCTGGTGGCGGCCTTGAAGGACGAGGACGAGGAAATTCAGGATGCCGCCATTCAGGGCCTCGCTTTCGTCGGCGGCCAGAAGGCATCGAAGGGTATTCTCGACCTTGCCGAAAGACTTGATCCCGACAGCGATCAGGAACGGCTCAAGGCCATGGTGGACGCGCTGGCCTCCATAGGACTGACCGACGCCATGCGCTATGCGCTGACCGGTGAATCACCCGAAGCCGCCGCCGTGGCCGTGGAAGCCCTCGGTCAGGCAGCGGATGCCGGTAGCCGCGAGGTGCTGGATACGCTCATTGATTCTTTCTGGGACGTGGACCTCTACGTGCAACGGCAGATCATCGGGGTTCTGGCGGTGCTCGCCGGGGACGAACAGCGTGACTTCCTTATGGACGTGCTGGAGCGCCATGAAGACGGAACCGTCATCAAGGCCGCCGCGCACTGCCTTGGCGTGACGCTGCGTCATGCGCCCGCGACGGAGGGAATTTTCCCGCTGCTGCAGCATCCTTACGACGACGTGAAGGAGGCCGCACTCGATGCGCTCATCGCCATCGGCAGCCCCGAGGTGCGCGAACGTTTCGTTGAGCTGTTCTCCAGCCCCGAGCCCATCGACAGGCTCATGGCCACCTACGCCCTCGGCAAGCTCGGCGAGCCCGAGAACATGACGCAGATCGTGGAAGCCCTGAGCGACGAGGTGCCGGACATCCGCAAGGTCGCCGTGGAGGCGCTGGCAGAGGTCTGCGCCGATTCCTGCGGCTGGGCGCCACACCTCAAGCCCATGCTGCGCGATGAGAACAAGGACGTGCGTCTTGCGGTCATCGAGGTGATGGGCAACCATTGCGAGGATGAATTCGTCGGCCATCTCATCGATGCGCTCGGTGACGAGGACGACTGGGTTCGCATCCGCGCCGTGGACGCGCTTGGCGCCAAGGCCATCTCGGATGCGGTGCCGCGACTGGTCGAATTGCTTGAAAGCCCCAACCGATTCGTTGCCATGAAGTCTGTTGAGGCGCTGGGCAACATCGGCGGTACTGCGGCGTTCCGAGCGCTGCTGGCCGCCTCGGACAGCGACGACTATGAATTGGTGCAGGCGGCGGAGGATGCCATCGCCCGCATCAGGGAAGCCGAGGAAGCGGGCAGTTAG
- the groL gene encoding chaperonin GroEL (60 kDa chaperone family; promotes refolding of misfolded polypeptides especially under stressful conditions; forms two stacked rings of heptamers to form a barrel-shaped 14mer; ends can be capped by GroES; misfolded proteins enter the barrel where they are refolded when GroES binds): protein MAKSLDFKEEARLKLKAGVDHLADAVKVTLGPKGRNVIIEKTWGAPQVTKDGVTVAEKIDLDDKLEDMGAQMVKKVASQTNEIAGDGTTTATVLAQCIFTEGVKLLAAGRSPMGIKRGMDKAVASVIEELGKQATKIKDNDEVAQIATISANNDTSVGDILAKAVEKIGHEGVITIDESKSTETELKIVEGMQFDKGWSSPYFVNDQEKQVCELEEPLILISEKKISNLQQIVKLLESVLKTERPLMIIADDYEQEALSALAVNAMRGNLKVCAVRAPGFGDRRKEMLRDLAILTGGQVVSDDTGVDFENFPMNQFGTAKKITVDKNSTTVVDGGGSQELIDLRCREIEGQINAASSDYDREKLQERLAKLVGGIAIIRVGANTEVEMKERRDRVEDALHATRAAVEEGILPGGGTALLKASVILDELKAANEDEHSGIEIIRTACMAPIRQIAENCGIEGAVVAERVKGMKGAEGYNARTGEYCDLIEAGVIDPRKVVRIALEKASSIAGMMLTTECTISEAPKEDEE from the coding sequence ATGGCTAAATCCCTGGATTTCAAAGAAGAAGCACGTCTCAAACTCAAGGCGGGCGTGGATCACCTCGCCGATGCCGTCAAGGTCACCCTCGGTCCCAAGGGCCGCAATGTGATCATCGAAAAGACCTGGGGCGCCCCGCAGGTCACCAAGGACGGCGTCACCGTCGCCGAAAAGATCGACCTCGACGACAAGCTTGAGGACATGGGCGCCCAGATGGTCAAGAAGGTCGCTTCCCAGACCAACGAGATCGCCGGCGACGGCACCACCACCGCCACCGTTCTGGCCCAGTGCATCTTCACCGAAGGCGTCAAGCTGCTCGCGGCCGGACGCTCCCCCATGGGCATCAAGCGCGGCATGGACAAGGCCGTGGCGTCCGTGATCGAAGAACTCGGCAAGCAGGCCACCAAGATTAAGGACAACGACGAAGTCGCCCAGATCGCCACCATCTCCGCCAACAACGACACTTCCGTGGGCGACATTCTCGCCAAGGCCGTGGAGAAGATCGGGCACGAGGGCGTCATCACCATCGACGAGTCCAAGTCCACCGAGACCGAGCTGAAGATCGTCGAGGGCATGCAGTTCGACAAGGGCTGGTCCTCCCCCTATTTCGTCAACGATCAGGAAAAACAGGTCTGCGAGCTCGAAGAGCCCCTCATCCTCATTTCCGAGAAGAAGATCAGCAACCTGCAGCAGATCGTAAAGCTGCTCGAATCCGTTCTCAAGACCGAGCGCCCGCTGATGATCATTGCCGACGACTACGAGCAGGAAGCCCTGTCCGCTCTGGCCGTCAACGCCATGCGCGGCAACCTCAAGGTCTGCGCCGTGCGCGCGCCGGGCTTTGGCGACCGCCGCAAGGAAATGCTGCGCGATCTGGCCATCCTCACCGGCGGCCAAGTGGTGTCCGACGACACCGGCGTGGACTTCGAAAACTTCCCCATGAACCAGTTCGGCACCGCCAAGAAGATCACCGTGGACAAGAACAGCACCACTGTGGTCGACGGCGGCGGAAGCCAGGAACTCATCGACCTGCGCTGCCGCGAGATCGAAGGACAGATCAACGCCGCGTCCTCCGACTACGACCGTGAAAAGCTTCAGGAACGCCTCGCCAAGCTGGTGGGCGGCATCGCCATCATCCGCGTCGGCGCCAACACCGAAGTGGAAATGAAAGAGCGTCGCGACCGCGTGGAAGACGCCCTGCACGCCACCCGTGCGGCCGTTGAAGAAGGCATCCTGCCCGGCGGCGGCACCGCACTGCTCAAGGCTTCCGTCATTCTCGACGAACTCAAGGCCGCCAACGAAGACGAGCACAGCGGCATCGAGATCATCCGCACCGCATGCATGGCTCCCATCCGCCAGATCGCCGAGAACTGCGGCATCGAAGGCGCCGTGGTGGCCGAAAGGGTCAAGGGCATGAAAGGCGCAGAAGGCTACAACGCCCGCACCGGCGAATACTGCGACCTGATCGAGGCCGGCGTCATCGACCCGCGCAAGGTCGTTCGCATCGCCCTCGAAAAAGCTTCCTCCATCGCCGGAATGATGCTCACCACCGAGTGCACCATCTCCGAAGCTCCGAAGGAAGACGAAGAGTAA
- a CDS encoding response regulator has product MAKHILIVDDSKTVRNLVAFIMKKEGFKVTTAEDGLDGLEKLYGAGEVDLIVSDVNMPRMDGLTYIKTLREQDAYKDIPIIVLSTEGQDKDIEAGLTLGANLYMVKPAQPEKLVRNVKMLLG; this is encoded by the coding sequence ATGGCTAAACATATTTTGATAGTGGACGATTCAAAGACGGTACGGAACCTTGTGGCCTTCATCATGAAGAAGGAGGGATTCAAGGTGACCACGGCCGAGGACGGTCTTGACGGGCTGGAGAAGCTCTACGGGGCCGGTGAGGTGGACCTGATCGTTTCCGACGTGAACATGCCACGGATGGACGGTCTTACCTACATAAAGACGTTGCGTGAACAGGACGCCTACAAGGACATCCCCATCATCGTCCTCTCCACCGAAGGGCAGGACAAGGACATCGAGGCGGGATTGACGCTCGGCGCAAACCTGTACATGGTAAAACCGGCGCAGCCGGAAAAGCTGGTGCGCAACGTCAAGATGCTTCTGGGATAG